Proteins co-encoded in one Diaminobutyricimonas sp. LJ205 genomic window:
- a CDS encoding Rho termination factor N-terminal domain-containing protein, whose amino-acid sequence MFWNLFKRKKSSAAAAPVEAATTESDAATAATAEAEPVAEKPAAEKAATAKPAAAKKPAAAKKPAAKPAAAKPAAAKRAAKKPATAAKPAATKPAATSEATKTAAAKTAAPTTAATKTAAAKTAAPKTTAAKTAAAKPATDAAAKTATTKPAAAKTAASEPAAKTAAGKPVAAKPAATAVTVAELREQAKSLGLTGYSKLSKAELVELISGAQK is encoded by the coding sequence ATGTTCTGGAATCTGTTCAAGCGCAAGAAGTCGTCCGCCGCCGCTGCGCCGGTCGAGGCCGCCACCACTGAATCGGATGCCGCGACCGCCGCGACCGCTGAGGCGGAGCCGGTCGCGGAGAAGCCGGCGGCAGAGAAGGCCGCCACTGCAAAGCCCGCTGCCGCGAAGAAGCCGGCCGCTGCGAAGAAGCCTGCTGCGAAGCCTGCGGCCGCGAAGCCCGCCGCCGCCAAGCGTGCGGCCAAGAAGCCTGCCACCGCGGCGAAGCCTGCTGCGACGAAGCCTGCTGCGACGAGCGAGGCCACCAAGACCGCAGCTGCCAAGACCGCAGCGCCCACGACGGCCGCAACCAAGACTGCCGCCGCGAAGACCGCCGCTCCCAAGACCACCGCCGCGAAGACTGCCGCAGCCAAGCCGGCCACCGACGCAGCCGCCAAGACCGCAACCACCAAGCCGGCAGCTGCGAAGACCGCCGCCAGCGAGCCAGCCGCGAAGACCGCAGCTGGCAAGCCCGTTGCCGCCAAGCCCGCAGCCACCGCCGTCACGGTCGCCGAACTGCGCGAGCAGGCGAAGTCGCTCGGCCTGACCGGATACTCGAAGCTCAGCAAGGCCGAGCTCGTCGAGCTCATCTCCGGCGCACAGAAGTAA
- a CDS encoding DedA family protein, translating into MDDLTELVLSVTGSAWMYPLVFMLTVADAFLVILPSETVVVALAALSMSTGAPHLGLLIPVAAIGAMLGDAACYLLGQRIGLTRFRWMRGEKVAAAIRWAQRALDRRAAVLILTARYIPFARIAVNLTAGAMRFPLRRYVPLTVIAGCGWAVYNTVIGAAFGVWLQENPLLAVLVSVVVAVTLGLLIDVVSARIANHRRARTESSSE; encoded by the coding sequence GTGGACGACCTCACCGAACTCGTGCTCTCCGTCACCGGATCAGCATGGATGTACCCGCTGGTGTTCATGCTCACCGTCGCCGACGCCTTCCTGGTGATCCTGCCCAGCGAGACGGTGGTCGTCGCCCTGGCCGCACTGTCGATGTCCACAGGAGCACCGCATCTGGGCCTGCTGATCCCGGTCGCGGCGATCGGCGCCATGCTCGGCGACGCGGCCTGCTACCTGCTCGGACAGCGGATCGGGCTGACCCGGTTCCGGTGGATGCGCGGGGAGAAAGTCGCCGCCGCGATCCGCTGGGCGCAGCGGGCGCTCGACCGGCGGGCGGCGGTGCTGATCCTCACCGCGCGGTACATCCCGTTCGCCCGCATCGCGGTGAACCTCACGGCCGGCGCCATGCGGTTCCCGCTGCGCCGCTACGTGCCGCTGACGGTCATCGCCGGCTGCGGCTGGGCCGTCTACAACACGGTCATCGGGGCCGCATTCGGCGTCTGGCTGCAGGAGAACCCATTGCTGGCCGTGCTGGTGTCGGTCGTGGTGGCGGTGACGCTCGGCCTGCTGATCGATGTCGTATCAGCAAGGATCGCTAACCATCGCCGCGCGCGTACCGAGAGTTCCTCCGAATAA
- a CDS encoding 8-oxo-dGTP diphosphatase yields the protein MPLPQVCVVYLLREGVTGPQVLLGRKKKGLGTGNYVGLGGKLEPGESVTDAAVREVWEESGIRLTPDLLEARGRLTYLFPHREAWSQESSVFVCSRWSGQPVESDELAPEFFDLDALPLDEMWDDARHWLPGVLAGGTVRETYTFGDDLATVLR from the coding sequence ATGCCACTGCCTCAGGTCTGCGTCGTCTATCTGCTGCGCGAGGGCGTCACCGGTCCGCAGGTGCTGCTCGGTCGCAAGAAGAAGGGCCTCGGCACCGGCAATTACGTCGGCTTGGGCGGCAAGCTCGAGCCCGGCGAGTCGGTGACGGATGCCGCGGTGCGCGAGGTCTGGGAGGAATCCGGCATCCGCCTCACCCCTGACCTGCTTGAAGCCCGCGGACGCCTGACCTACCTGTTCCCGCACCGGGAGGCCTGGAGCCAGGAGTCGTCGGTGTTCGTCTGTTCCCGGTGGTCGGGCCAGCCGGTCGAATCGGACGAGCTCGCGCCGGAGTTCTTCGACCTGGACGCGTTGCCGCTGGACGAGATGTGGGACGACGCGCGGCATTGGCTGCCCGGCGTGCTCGCGGGCGGCACTGTGCGGGAGACCTATACCTTCGGCGATGACCTCGCGACGGTGCTGCGATAG
- a CDS encoding nucleoside deaminase: MTQYLDQAIALATRNVAAGGGPFGAVLVAPDGQVFEGVNRVTLDNDPTAHAEVVAIRAACTALKTFDLTGATLYSSCEPCPLCLSAALWARIDRVQFAADRKDAAAAGFDDAAFYQVFEQHPSHWAMPVTQAPTPNSSDPFDAWEQAENRVGY; this comes from the coding sequence ATGACTCAGTACCTCGACCAAGCGATCGCCCTGGCGACGAGGAACGTCGCGGCTGGCGGCGGCCCATTCGGTGCCGTACTGGTCGCCCCGGACGGTCAGGTGTTCGAGGGGGTCAACCGGGTCACGTTGGACAATGATCCGACCGCGCACGCGGAAGTCGTCGCTATTCGCGCGGCCTGCACGGCGCTGAAAACGTTCGATCTGACCGGGGCAACCCTCTACTCCAGCTGCGAACCCTGCCCGCTCTGCCTGAGTGCGGCGCTCTGGGCCCGCATCGACCGGGTGCAGTTCGCCGCCGACCGGAAGGATGCCGCGGCCGCCGGCTTCGACGACGCGGCGTTCTACCAGGTCTTCGAGCAGCATCCCTCGCACTGGGCGATGCCGGTCACCCAGGCTCCGACTCCGAACAGCAGCGATCCGTTCGACGCGTGGGAGCAGGCCGAGAACCGGGTCGGGTACTAG
- a CDS encoding aspartate ammonia-lyase yields the protein MAQPSHTFDEEAIVGDENKYVTTGPEPATAELHDPATATRRERDSLGEVDVPADAYWGVHTARALENFPITRRAISNYPQLIQALAMVKQAAARANKEIGVLEPAKADVIDQVCQEIIDGALHEQFVVGVIQGGAGTSTNMCTNEIIANRGLELMGHAKGEYSFLHPIDDINRSQSTNDVYPTSIKLAMVISLKTLLAEHKLLTGAFIKKGAEFNDILKVGRTQLQDAVPMTLGQEFTGFAHTLAEDYDRLTESVKWLNEINLGATAIGTGITADPRYAETVRRHLDGVTGFTFETAPDLIEATSDAGIFMTLSGILKRAAVKLSKICNDLRLLSSGPQAGFGEINLPARQAGSSIMPGKVNPVIPEVVNQVAFSVIGADATVTAAAEGGQLQLNAFEPVIAHSLLQSLAWMTNACRTLRINCIDGITANTERLSRQVETSVGVVTALTPYIGYAASATLAHTALTTNASIAELVVESGLMSLEEVERVLAPERLSGLVPITGVIELPKQ from the coding sequence ATGGCACAGCCGTCGCACACATTTGATGAAGAGGCGATTGTGGGGGACGAGAACAAGTACGTCACGACCGGGCCAGAGCCGGCAACCGCAGAGTTGCACGACCCGGCAACGGCGACCCGGCGCGAACGGGATTCACTGGGTGAGGTCGATGTTCCGGCGGACGCCTACTGGGGGGTCCACACCGCTCGGGCACTCGAGAACTTCCCGATCACGCGGCGCGCAATCAGCAACTACCCGCAGCTGATCCAGGCCCTCGCCATGGTCAAGCAGGCGGCGGCACGGGCGAACAAGGAAATCGGCGTCCTCGAGCCGGCCAAGGCCGATGTGATCGACCAGGTCTGCCAGGAGATCATCGACGGCGCCCTGCACGAACAGTTCGTGGTCGGCGTCATCCAGGGCGGTGCCGGCACCAGCACCAACATGTGCACCAACGAGATCATCGCCAACCGCGGACTCGAACTGATGGGTCATGCCAAGGGCGAGTACTCGTTCCTGCACCCGATCGATGACATCAACCGCAGCCAGAGCACGAACGACGTCTACCCGACCTCGATCAAGCTGGCGATGGTCATCTCGCTTAAGACGCTGCTCGCCGAGCACAAGCTGCTCACCGGGGCGTTCATCAAGAAGGGTGCCGAGTTCAACGACATCCTCAAGGTCGGCCGCACGCAGCTGCAGGATGCGGTACCGATGACTCTCGGCCAGGAGTTCACCGGCTTCGCGCACACCCTCGCCGAGGACTACGACCGCCTGACCGAGTCGGTCAAGTGGCTGAACGAGATCAACCTCGGCGCCACCGCGATCGGGACCGGCATCACCGCCGACCCGCGCTACGCGGAGACCGTGCGCCGCCACCTCGACGGGGTGACCGGCTTCACCTTCGAGACCGCACCGGACTTGATCGAGGCAACCAGCGACGCCGGCATCTTCATGACCCTGAGCGGGATCCTGAAGCGGGCCGCGGTCAAACTGTCGAAGATCTGTAACGACCTGCGCCTGCTGTCCAGCGGCCCCCAGGCCGGTTTCGGTGAGATCAACCTGCCCGCCCGCCAGGCGGGTTCCTCGATCATGCCGGGCAAGGTCAACCCGGTCATCCCCGAGGTCGTCAACCAGGTCGCGTTCAGCGTGATCGGTGCGGATGCCACGGTCACCGCCGCCGCGGAAGGGGGCCAGCTGCAGCTGAACGCCTTCGAACCGGTCATCGCGCACAGCCTGCTGCAGTCCCTGGCCTGGATGACGAACGCCTGCCGCACGCTGCGGATCAACTGCATCGACGGCATCACCGCGAACACCGAGCGCCTGTCGCGTCAGGTGGAGACCAGCGTCGGCGTGGTCACCGCACTGACGCCGTACATCGGCTACGCGGCATCCGCGACCCTGGCCCACACCGCACTGACGACCAACGCGTCGATCGCGGAACTGGTGGTCGAGTCCGGGCTGATGAGCCTCGAGGAGGTCGAGCGGGTGCTTGCCCCCGAGCGGTTGTCCGGGCTGGTGCCGATTACCGGGGTGATTGAGCTTCCGAAGCAGTAG
- a CDS encoding LLM class flavin-dependent oxidoreductase has protein sequence MSSSTSTFQFGIASFGELTSSPEAAAPTARERLDQIVQAAVVADAAGIDFFGAGEHHRPDFAISSPAIVLSAIAASTRDIRLTSAVSVMSTLDPVRLYEDFATLDLISGGRAEIIAGRGVYIDSFPLFGYELTDYEPLFEEKLDLFLEVNRSAEVSWQGNFRPALHNAPVMPRAHQDQIPVWLGVGGTPASAVRAAVRGLPVMFAGIGGDPRGFSRLADLYRAAGAQSGYSADSLRVGMTGHFYVAEDSQQAKAEFYENYRRYWAENTPRTVDMTPEHYEFATGPTGALLVGSPAEVADKILSQHEAIGHDRFMAQFIGNMPTDKVLRSVELLAGEVAPAVRSALGATASEAQSPR, from the coding sequence ATGAGCTCCAGCACCTCCACGTTCCAGTTCGGCATCGCCAGCTTCGGCGAACTCACCAGTTCACCGGAGGCCGCGGCACCGACCGCGCGGGAACGGCTGGACCAGATCGTTCAGGCCGCGGTCGTGGCCGATGCCGCCGGTATCGACTTCTTCGGCGCCGGCGAGCACCACCGGCCCGACTTCGCGATCTCCTCCCCCGCGATCGTGCTCAGCGCCATCGCGGCGTCGACCCGGGACATCCGGCTCACCAGCGCGGTGTCCGTGATGTCGACGCTCGACCCGGTGCGGCTGTATGAGGACTTCGCGACCCTCGATTTGATCTCCGGCGGGCGTGCCGAGATCATCGCCGGGCGTGGCGTGTACATCGACTCGTTCCCGCTGTTCGGCTACGAGCTCACCGACTACGAGCCGCTGTTCGAAGAGAAGCTCGACCTGTTCCTCGAGGTGAACCGCTCTGCCGAGGTGAGCTGGCAGGGCAACTTCCGGCCCGCGCTCCACAATGCACCGGTGATGCCCCGCGCGCATCAGGACCAGATCCCGGTCTGGCTCGGCGTCGGCGGCACCCCGGCGAGCGCGGTCCGGGCCGCGGTGCGCGGCCTGCCGGTGATGTTCGCCGGCATCGGCGGCGACCCACGCGGCTTCTCCCGTCTCGCGGATCTGTACCGTGCGGCGGGCGCCCAGTCCGGTTATTCCGCCGACTCGCTGCGGGTCGGGATGACCGGCCACTTCTACGTCGCCGAGGACTCGCAGCAGGCGAAGGCCGAGTTCTACGAGAACTACCGCCGGTACTGGGCGGAGAACACCCCGCGCACCGTGGACATGACCCCGGAGCACTACGAGTTCGCCACCGGACCGACCGGTGCGCTGCTGGTGGGCAGCCCGGCCGAGGTCGCCGACAAGATCCTGTCGCAGCATGAGGCGATCGGGCACGACCGCTTCATGGCGCAGTTCATCGGCAACATGCCCACCGACAAGGTGCTGCGATCCGTGGAGCTGCTCGCCGGCGAGGTCGCCCCCGCCGTCCGCAGCGCACTCGGCGCTACTGCTTCGGAAGCTCAATCACCCCGGTAA
- a CDS encoding ATP-dependent DNA ligase — MAGGGELVKVDGHRLRLTNLDKVLYPETGTTKADVIDYLARVATVMLPHIHDRPATRKRWVHGVGTPDAPGQVFFQKDLDAGTPDWVTRRAIQHSEGPKSYPLVNNRATLTWLGQMAALEIHVPQWRFGPKGAQLNPDRLVLDLDPGEGAGLLECAEVARLARVILKGMGLDPMPVTSGSKGIHLYAALDGTQTSDQVSQVAKELARALEADNPDLVVSDMKKTLRAGKVLVDWSQNNANKTTIAPYSLRGRAHPTVAAPRTWRELSSPKLQHLDYREVLKRVEANGDPLAELSAGHPTHPDRLAKYRGMRDAARTPEPVPSHPAPTSDGRRFVIQEHHARRLHYDFRLENDGVLVSWAVPKGIPATPEKNNLAVQTEDHPLEYGEFEGTIPAGEYGAGEVTIWDNGEYELEKWREGKEVIVTLHGRPDGGLIEPTRVALIHTGDTNWLLHRMKPAGATAPARERPARSRSTSRPTGHHYSPMLASAGDASAVHDDAEWAFEMKWDGIRALAYVDDGVRLISRNGNDVTNGYPELAELADRVSGPAVLDGEIVALNSRGVPDFGRLQQRMNLVKPADIRDAATRVPVQLMLFDVLETGGESLVKDNYDERRDALERVVSPGGRVHIPPAFDGDLEAALQASRELRLEGVMAKQRDSEYVGRRSRAWIKLKLTRTQEVVVAGWRPGQGRRADSVGSLLLGVPDGDRLRYVGRVGTGFRQRDLDDMRTRFERAGRKTSPLTDVPALDARGAHWITPRFVGEVEFAEWTTTGRLRQPSWRGWRPDKTPADVVKEG; from the coding sequence ATGGCTGGCGGGGGCGAGTTGGTGAAGGTCGATGGCCACCGCCTGCGTCTGACGAACCTGGATAAGGTGCTCTACCCGGAGACCGGCACGACCAAGGCGGACGTCATCGACTACCTGGCCCGGGTCGCGACGGTCATGCTCCCCCACATCCACGACCGCCCGGCGACCCGCAAACGGTGGGTGCACGGCGTGGGGACGCCGGATGCCCCGGGGCAGGTGTTCTTCCAGAAGGACCTCGACGCCGGCACCCCGGACTGGGTGACCCGCCGCGCCATCCAGCACTCCGAGGGCCCCAAGAGCTACCCGTTGGTGAACAATCGCGCGACGCTCACCTGGCTCGGCCAGATGGCGGCGCTGGAGATCCACGTTCCGCAGTGGCGGTTCGGGCCGAAGGGCGCCCAGCTGAACCCCGATCGACTGGTGCTCGACCTCGACCCTGGTGAAGGGGCCGGCCTTCTCGAGTGCGCGGAAGTGGCGCGCCTGGCCCGGGTGATCCTGAAGGGGATGGGGCTCGACCCGATGCCGGTGACCAGCGGCAGCAAGGGCATCCACCTGTACGCGGCGCTGGACGGCACCCAGACCAGCGACCAGGTCTCCCAGGTCGCCAAGGAACTTGCCCGGGCGCTCGAAGCGGACAATCCCGACCTGGTGGTCAGTGACATGAAGAAGACCCTGCGGGCCGGCAAGGTGCTGGTGGACTGGAGCCAGAACAACGCCAACAAGACCACGATCGCGCCCTATTCGCTGCGCGGGCGGGCGCATCCGACGGTCGCAGCGCCGCGCACCTGGCGGGAACTGTCCTCGCCGAAACTGCAGCACCTCGACTACCGGGAAGTCCTCAAGAGGGTGGAGGCGAACGGCGATCCGCTCGCCGAGTTGTCGGCGGGACATCCGACCCACCCTGACCGGCTCGCGAAATACCGCGGGATGCGGGATGCGGCCCGCACGCCGGAACCGGTGCCGAGCCATCCGGCGCCGACCAGCGACGGACGCCGGTTCGTGATCCAGGAGCATCACGCCCGGCGACTGCACTACGACTTCCGGTTGGAGAACGACGGGGTGCTGGTCAGCTGGGCGGTGCCGAAAGGCATCCCGGCGACGCCGGAGAAGAACAACCTCGCCGTGCAGACCGAGGACCACCCACTCGAGTACGGCGAGTTCGAGGGCACCATTCCGGCCGGTGAGTACGGGGCGGGCGAGGTCACCATCTGGGACAACGGTGAATACGAGCTGGAGAAGTGGCGGGAGGGCAAGGAGGTCATCGTCACCCTGCACGGTCGCCCCGACGGCGGTCTGATCGAGCCCACCCGGGTCGCGCTGATCCACACCGGCGACACCAATTGGCTGCTGCACCGGATGAAGCCCGCCGGCGCGACGGCACCCGCCCGCGAGCGACCCGCACGTTCTCGGAGCACGAGCCGCCCGACTGGCCATCACTACTCACCGATGCTCGCCAGTGCCGGTGATGCTTCGGCGGTGCACGATGACGCCGAGTGGGCGTTCGAGATGAAGTGGGACGGCATCCGCGCCCTGGCCTATGTCGACGACGGCGTGCGGCTGATCTCCCGCAACGGCAACGACGTGACCAACGGCTACCCGGAGCTGGCCGAGCTCGCCGATCGGGTGAGCGGCCCTGCGGTGCTCGACGGGGAGATCGTCGCGTTGAACTCCCGCGGCGTGCCCGACTTCGGCCGGCTGCAGCAGCGCATGAATCTGGTGAAACCGGCGGACATCCGGGATGCCGCGACCCGCGTCCCGGTGCAGCTGATGCTGTTCGATGTGCTCGAGACCGGCGGTGAGTCCCTGGTCAAGGACAACTACGACGAGCGACGTGACGCGCTCGAACGAGTGGTCTCCCCCGGCGGGCGCGTGCACATTCCCCCTGCCTTCGACGGCGACTTGGAGGCGGCACTCCAGGCCAGCCGCGAGCTGCGGCTCGAGGGCGTGATGGCCAAGCAGCGCGACAGCGAGTACGTCGGCCGGCGCTCCCGGGCGTGGATCAAGCTGAAGCTCACCCGCACGCAGGAAGTCGTGGTCGCCGGTTGGCGGCCCGGGCAGGGTCGACGGGCCGACAGTGTCGGCTCATTGCTGCTCGGCGTCCCGGACGGGGACCGGCTGCGCTATGTCGGCCGGGTGGGCACCGGTTTCCGGCAACGCGACCTGGACGACATGCGCACCCGGTTCGAACGGGCGGGCCGGAAGACCAGCCCGCTCACCGACGTTCCCGCCTTGGATGCTCGGGGTGCACACTGGATCACACCCCGCTTCGTCGGCGAGGTGGAGTTTGCCGAATGGACGACGACCGGGCGGCTGCGGCAGCCCAGTTGGCGTGGTTGGCGGCCGGATAAGACTCCGGCTGACGTGGTCAAGGAAGGGTGA
- a CDS encoding Ku protein: MRSIWKGAITFGLVNVPVKLYSATEDHDISLHQVHDKDGGRIRYQRKCEVCGKVVNYENIDKAYDDGERTVVLTAEDFEALPVERSREIDVVEFVPSDQLDPIMFDRSYFLEPDSKSNKAYALLRRTLEQTDRTAIVNFSLRQKTRLGALRVRGDVLMLQSLLWDDEVREAKFPSLDEPVKLSAKELEMSAALVESFASDFEPSEFTDEYQVELKQLIQAKLEKGDALDTEETFGERPEREGGEVLDLMEALRRSVDKNRSKGRGSSAGDDEAEEAEEPARKRAPAKKPPAKKPAAKKPAEAKPETKKPAARRSKTA; this comes from the coding sequence ATGCGATCGATATGGAAGGGCGCGATCACCTTCGGTCTCGTCAACGTGCCGGTGAAGTTGTACAGCGCGACCGAGGACCATGACATTTCACTGCATCAGGTCCACGACAAGGACGGCGGACGGATCCGGTACCAGCGCAAGTGCGAGGTCTGCGGCAAAGTCGTGAACTACGAGAACATCGACAAGGCGTATGACGACGGTGAACGCACCGTGGTGCTCACCGCCGAGGACTTCGAGGCGCTGCCGGTGGAGCGGTCGCGTGAGATCGATGTCGTCGAGTTCGTGCCGAGCGACCAGCTCGACCCGATCATGTTCGACCGTAGTTACTTCCTCGAGCCGGACTCGAAGTCGAACAAGGCGTACGCGCTGCTGCGCCGCACCCTTGAGCAGACCGACCGCACTGCGATTGTGAATTTCTCGCTGCGGCAGAAGACCCGGCTGGGGGCGCTGCGGGTACGCGGCGACGTGCTCATGCTGCAGTCGCTGCTCTGGGATGACGAGGTGCGCGAGGCGAAATTCCCGTCGCTGGATGAACCGGTCAAGCTGTCGGCGAAGGAACTGGAGATGTCCGCGGCGCTGGTCGAGTCGTTCGCGTCCGATTTCGAGCCGAGCGAGTTCACCGACGAGTACCAGGTCGAACTGAAGCAGCTGATCCAGGCGAAGCTGGAGAAGGGCGACGCCCTGGATACCGAGGAGACCTTCGGCGAACGCCCAGAGCGTGAAGGCGGCGAGGTGCTCGATCTGATGGAGGCGCTGCGCCGCAGCGTGGACAAGAACCGCTCCAAGGGCCGGGGAAGCAGCGCCGGCGATGACGAGGCCGAAGAAGCCGAGGAGCCCGCCCGCAAGCGTGCTCCCGCGAAGAAGCCTCCGGCGAAGAAGCCCGCCGCGAAGAAGCCTGCCGAGGCAAAGCCCGAGACCAAGAAACCCGCCGCACGCCGGTCGAAGACCGCCTGA
- a CDS encoding SAP domain-containing protein: MAPQGKGSPSLKDPELYEELREDGASKEKAARISNAAAARGRSNVGRKGGESGSYEDWKVDNLKKRAKELGLSGYSKLTKAELVDRLRNH, from the coding sequence ATGGCACCCCAAGGCAAGGGCTCACCATCGTTGAAAGACCCGGAGCTGTATGAGGAGCTCCGCGAGGACGGTGCCTCGAAGGAGAAGGCTGCCCGCATCTCGAACGCCGCCGCGGCGCGCGGCCGGTCGAACGTCGGCCGGAAGGGCGGCGAATCCGGTTCGTACGAGGACTGGAAGGTGGACAACCTGAAGAAGCGAGCCAAGGAGCTTGGTCTCTCCGGCTACTCGAAACTCACCAAAGCGGAGCTTGTCGACCGGTTACGCAATCACTGA
- a CDS encoding SDR family oxidoreductase: protein MTDPTTAFRSEGFPKQGQEQPGLTEQTEPTPDHGEDSYVGHELLVGRRALITGGDSGIGRATSIAFAREGADVAISYLPEEQADAEDTASWIKKAGRKSVLLPGDGRDEAFCQSSVTRAVEELGGLDILVLNAGYQANRDGLENLETEELDRVFKTNLYGMMWTARAAIPHLQAGASIIVTSSIQAFNPSPQLIDYAMTKAAQVAFTKALAQELGEKGIRVNAVAPGPIWTPLIPATGWPGKLPEFGQDTPLGRAGQPAELAGAYVYLASDAATYTSGAVLPVTGGKGL, encoded by the coding sequence GTGACTGATCCAACGACCGCATTCCGCAGCGAAGGCTTTCCCAAGCAGGGCCAGGAACAGCCCGGCCTCACCGAGCAGACGGAACCGACTCCCGACCACGGCGAGGACAGCTATGTCGGCCACGAACTGCTTGTCGGTCGCCGCGCCCTGATCACGGGCGGGGACTCGGGAATCGGCCGGGCAACGTCGATCGCGTTCGCGCGGGAAGGGGCGGATGTCGCCATCTCCTACCTCCCCGAGGAACAGGCGGATGCCGAGGACACCGCGTCGTGGATCAAGAAGGCGGGGCGGAAGAGCGTGCTGCTGCCCGGTGACGGGCGGGATGAGGCGTTTTGCCAGAGCAGCGTCACGCGTGCCGTCGAGGAACTCGGCGGTCTCGACATCCTCGTCCTGAACGCCGGCTATCAGGCCAACCGGGACGGTCTGGAGAACCTCGAAACCGAGGAACTGGATCGGGTGTTCAAGACCAACCTGTACGGGATGATGTGGACTGCCAGGGCAGCCATCCCGCACCTGCAGGCGGGGGCGTCGATCATCGTCACCTCGTCGATCCAGGCGTTCAACCCATCCCCGCAGTTGATCGATTACGCGATGACCAAGGCTGCGCAGGTCGCCTTCACGAAGGCGTTGGCGCAGGAACTCGGCGAGAAGGGCATCCGGGTCAACGCTGTCGCACCCGGACCGATCTGGACGCCGCTGATTCCGGCCACCGGCTGGCCAGGGAAGCTGCCCGAGTTCGGCCAGGACACGCCTCTGGGCCGAGCCGGCCAGCCCGCCGAGCTCGCCGGCGCATACGTGTATCTCGCGAGTGACGCCGCCACCTACACCTCGGGGGCGGTTCTGCCGGTCACCGGCGGAAAGGGGCTGTGA
- a CDS encoding YihY/virulence factor BrkB family protein has product MTEPTPTSRELDRRAWRYAARRSWHGFRRHRGVDAAAALTFFAALSLFPASLAVVSAFAVFDSRSNAADELLALAGEFVQESTVQALADPLDQLLSIDQPILAMFIGLGLTLWTVSAYATAFGRAMNAVYEMQEGRPIWRFRGLMLLVTVVLMVGFSLIMTMLVVTPRAARAIAATAGFGEPWLTVWNGGKWLPIAVIAFLLVSVLYYFTPNVRHTRMRWVSYGSAFAVTVWALGTAGFAVYILTVGRYERVYGWIGGGIVALLWLYLTNLVLVLGAEVDAELVRARQLLAGIPAEEGIRLPARDLTRARSLARQRSLDEQDGRALRDDAVSRD; this is encoded by the coding sequence TTGACTGAGCCGACGCCGACGAGTCGGGAACTCGACCGTCGGGCATGGCGATACGCGGCGCGGCGCTCGTGGCACGGGTTCCGGCGCCATCGCGGCGTGGATGCTGCGGCCGCACTGACCTTCTTCGCAGCGCTGAGTCTGTTCCCGGCATCCCTCGCCGTCGTCTCCGCGTTCGCCGTCTTCGACAGCCGCTCCAATGCCGCCGACGAGCTGCTCGCCCTGGCCGGCGAGTTCGTGCAGGAGTCCACGGTTCAGGCGCTGGCGGATCCGCTTGACCAGTTGCTCAGCATCGACCAGCCGATCCTGGCCATGTTCATCGGCCTCGGCCTGACGCTGTGGACCGTGTCTGCGTACGCGACCGCCTTCGGGCGGGCGATGAACGCGGTCTACGAGATGCAGGAGGGCCGCCCGATCTGGCGGTTCCGCGGGCTCATGCTGCTGGTCACCGTCGTGCTCATGGTGGGGTTCAGCCTGATCATGACGATGCTGGTGGTGACGCCGAGGGCGGCACGGGCGATCGCCGCCACCGCGGGCTTCGGTGAGCCTTGGCTGACGGTCTGGAATGGCGGCAAGTGGCTGCCGATCGCGGTGATCGCGTTCCTGCTGGTGTCGGTGCTGTACTACTTCACCCCGAATGTCCGGCACACCAGGATGCGCTGGGTCAGCTACGGATCCGCGTTCGCGGTCACGGTGTGGGCGCTGGGAACCGCGGGTTTCGCGGTGTACATCCTGACGGTCGGCCGGTACGAGCGCGTCTACGGCTGGATCGGCGGCGGGATCGTCGCGCTGCTCTGGCTATACCTGACGAATCTCGTGCTCGTCCTCGGCGCCGAGGTGGATGCCGAACTCGTCCGAGCGCGGCAACTGCTCGCCGGTATTCCGGCCGAGGAGGGCATCCGACTGCCGGCCCGTGACCTGACCCGAGCACGATCGCTCGCCCGGCAGCGATCGCTCGATGAGCAGGACGGGCGGGCGTTGCGGGACGACGCAGTGTCGCGCGACTGA